Proteins encoded by one window of Candidatus Stoquefichus sp. SB1:
- a CDS encoding PTS sugar transporter subunit IIA encodes MLNFFKKKNEAKIYAPVDGKCIDIIDVKDEVFASKMLGEGFAVIPDNCMICSPSDGVITMIFPTKHAFGVRMKDGKDILVHIGIDTVNLGGKGFETLKTVNQKVKAGDPIIKIDKDYIESQHYDLTTVVVMTDQKEMIEKRSIGENVCCHDLIINYS; translated from the coding sequence ATGTTGAATTTTTTTAAAAAGAAAAATGAAGCAAAGATATATGCTCCAGTTGACGGGAAATGTATTGATATTATTGATGTTAAAGATGAAGTATTTGCATCTAAGATGTTGGGTGAAGGTTTTGCAGTTATTCCAGATAATTGTATGATTTGTTCACCAAGTGATGGAGTGATTACAATGATTTTTCCTACTAAACATGCTTTTGGAGTGAGAATGAAAGACGGAAAGGATATTCTTGTTCATATTGGAATAGATACAGTTAATCTTGGTGGAAAAGGTTTTGAAACTTTAAAAACTGTCAATCAAAAAGTTAAAGCAGGAGATCCAATTATAAAAATAGATAAAGATTATATTGAGAGCCAGCACTATGATTTAACAACAGTGGTTGTTATGACTGATCAAAAAGAAATGATCGAAAAAAGAAGTATAGGTGAAAATGTTTGTTGTCATGATTTGATTATCAATTATTCATAA
- a CDS encoding PRD domain-containing protein, whose protein sequence is MRLIKKINNNFAMAVDSQGEEVIVSGKGIGFIKIPCEITDLSVVDRTYYGIDSKYIGLLNEIPEDILEISIKVVDYAKHKLKNRLNPNLMFTLADHIHFSIERYQKGIVFDFPLTYDFEQLYSNEIQISKYALMIIQKQLNISLPKEELSGIAMNIINSELYSSLGNTEQNLDLLIEKMTIVIEEFFGIEVKRDTVNFSRFATHLRYLFKRISEKKSISSDNLKIYQSLKNETPETYQCVIKLADYLNKEKNWILDEEELLYLILHVNRLCTREDCNRKGITP, encoded by the coding sequence ATGAGGCTTATAAAAAAGATTAATAATAATTTTGCTATGGCAGTTGATAGTCAAGGTGAAGAAGTGATTGTGTCTGGCAAAGGAATTGGTTTTATCAAAATTCCTTGTGAGATAACTGATTTAAGTGTAGTTGATCGGACATATTATGGGATTGATTCTAAATATATTGGTTTGTTAAATGAAATACCTGAAGATATTTTAGAAATATCTATTAAGGTTGTAGATTATGCAAAACATAAGTTAAAGAATAGATTGAACCCTAATTTAATGTTTACTTTGGCTGATCATATCCATTTTAGTATTGAAAGATACCAAAAGGGAATTGTATTTGATTTCCCCTTGACTTATGATTTTGAGCAACTTTATTCAAATGAAATACAAATTAGCAAGTATGCATTAATGATTATCCAAAAACAACTCAATATTTCTTTACCTAAAGAAGAACTCAGTGGAATAGCAATGAATATTATTAATTCAGAATTATACTCTTCTTTAGGAAATACTGAACAAAATTTAGATTTATTAATTGAAAAAATGACGATAGTCATTGAAGAATTTTTTGGAATAGAAGTCAAAAGAGATACAGTTAATTTTTCTCGTTTTGCTACGCATTTAAGATATTTATTTAAACGTATTTCAGAGAAAAAATCTATTTCTAGTGATAATTTAAAAATATATCAATCATTAAAAAATGAAACACCAGAAACATATCAATGTGTTATTAAATTAGCAGATTATTTAAATAAAGAAAAAAATTGGATTTTAGATGAGGAAGAATTACTTTATTTAATTCTTCATGTCAATCGATTATGTACAAGAGAGGACTGTAACCGTAAGGGCATAACCCCCTAG
- a CDS encoding PTS transporter subunit EIIC — translation MSKKYEKLAKVILESIGGKENISYFQHCTTRLRFNLKDRGLVHLEAIENADKVLGIQWSNDELQIIIGPAVADAYAEICDFGGLQREDAIDENLDVNTEKKKVTPKSVLMGIMDGISGSITPLIPMMIGGGMIKVIYMLANMAGILPETSTTYQILYWLGDAFIYFFPVFLGATAAKKFGANQGLGMLLGALLIYPSFIEAAANGTAMTIFGLPVYMANYSTTVIPIIMTVYVLSKIEKLISQYCPDILKSFVVPTFSLIIILPLMLVVIAPLGYYIGTYVAAGVIWIYETIGFLGVSILCALLPLMVMTGMHTMMTPYWTSAFASLGYDPFFLPAMIISNMNQFAASLAIGVKAKTKKVKSTAMSCAVTAIVGGVTEPAMFGITFKYKKPLYAAMVGNAVGGLIAGLLKVSCYAFPGSGGIFATVTFTGPGNNLVFFLIAAVVGMIVTFVLTYILGIDEKEV, via the coding sequence ATGTCGAAAAAGTATGAAAAACTTGCAAAAGTTATTTTAGAATCTATTGGTGGAAAAGAAAATATAAGTTATTTTCAACACTGTACAACAAGATTACGTTTTAATTTAAAAGATCGTGGATTAGTTCATTTAGAAGCGATAGAAAATGCAGATAAAGTTTTAGGAATACAATGGTCTAATGATGAATTACAAATTATTATTGGACCAGCTGTTGCTGACGCTTATGCAGAGATTTGTGATTTTGGTGGATTGCAAAGAGAAGATGCAATTGATGAAAATCTTGATGTAAATACAGAAAAGAAAAAAGTCACTCCAAAGTCTGTGCTTATGGGGATTATGGATGGAATTTCAGGAAGTATTACACCTCTTATCCCAATGATGATTGGTGGTGGAATGATTAAAGTTATTTACATGTTAGCCAATATGGCAGGAATTTTACCAGAAACAAGTACAACTTATCAGATTCTTTATTGGTTAGGAGATGCTTTTATTTATTTCTTCCCAGTCTTTTTAGGAGCGACAGCTGCTAAAAAATTTGGTGCTAATCAGGGATTAGGTATGTTGTTAGGAGCTTTACTTATTTATCCAAGTTTTATTGAAGCAGCAGCCAATGGAACTGCTATGACCATTTTTGGATTGCCTGTTTATATGGCTAATTATTCTACAACTGTTATACCTATTATTATGACAGTATATGTTTTAAGTAAAATTGAAAAATTGATAAGTCAATATTGCCCAGATATTTTAAAATCATTTGTTGTTCCAACATTTTCATTAATCATTATTTTGCCACTTATGTTAGTTGTGATAGCACCACTTGGTTATTATATAGGGACATATGTTGCAGCAGGTGTTATCTGGATTTATGAAACAATTGGTTTCTTAGGCGTATCTATATTGTGTGCATTACTCCCTTTAATGGTTATGACTGGAATGCATACAATGATGACCCCATATTGGACATCGGCTTTTGCTTCACTAGGATATGATCCATTCTTTTTACCAGCTATGATTATTTCTAATATGAATCAGTTTGCAGCAAGTCTTGCTATAGGTGTAAAAGCGAAAACAAAAAAAGTAAAATCTACAGCTATGTCATGTGCTGTTACAGCAATTGTAGGTGGAGTTACAGAACCTGCTATGTTCGGAATTACATTTAAGTATAAAAAACCACTATATGCAGCAATGGTTGGAAATGCAGTTGGCGGGCTTATTGCTGGATTACTAAAAGTGTCTTGTTATGCATTTCCAGGTTCAGGGGGAATATTTGCAACAGTTACATTTACAGGTCCAGGTAATAATTTAGTTTTCTTTTTAATTGCAGCAGTTGTAGGTATGATTGTTACATTTGTATTAACTTATATTTTAGGAATAGATGAGAAAGAGGTGTAG
- a CDS encoding glycoside hydrolase family 1 protein, with translation MAFPKDFLWGGATAANQCEGGWNEDGKLDSTADHFTLGSRTKPRLFTAQIDTDKYFYPSHKASDFYHHYKEDIALLSEMGFKIFRMSINWTRLFPHGDDEEPNQKGIEFYRNVFLELKKYNIEPLVTISHYEMPYHLAEKYDGWYSRKTIDCYVKYCETLFREYKGLVRYWLTFNEINSLILGGNGYFSGGILSSSKKDMGAGVLEDVDTLSIKEQHMDTVKQYQALHHQLIASALVVKRAHEMSSEYQVGCMIAGITQYPYSCRPEDMLLIQKERRNIFYYCPDIQINGEYPYYAHRFLKENDIHIRFDKDDKEILKNGTVDFFTFSYYSTGCVTTDNNLEKTSGNLVFGIANPYLEKSQWGWQIDPQGLRYFLNEIYDRYHIPIMVVENGLGQDDQLEEDKAIHDDYRIEYMRQHIKAMGEAIKDGVNLIGYTPWGCIDLVAASTGEMKKRYGMIYVDADDYGNGTYQRYKKDSFYWYQKVIASNGEDLD, from the coding sequence ATGGCTTTTCCAAAAGATTTTTTATGGGGTGGCGCAACAGCAGCAAATCAATGTGAAGGTGGATGGAATGAAGACGGTAAATTAGATTCAACAGCTGATCATTTCACATTAGGTTCAAGAACTAAGCCAAGATTATTTACCGCTCAAATAGATACAGATAAGTATTTTTATCCATCACATAAGGCAAGTGATTTTTACCATCATTATAAAGAAGATATTGCTTTATTAAGTGAAATGGGATTTAAGATTTTCAGAATGTCAATTAATTGGACACGTTTGTTTCCACATGGTGATGATGAAGAACCTAATCAAAAAGGCATTGAATTTTACAGAAATGTATTTTTAGAATTGAAAAAATACAATATTGAGCCACTTGTAACAATTTCACATTATGAAATGCCTTATCATTTAGCAGAAAAATATGATGGGTGGTATAGTAGAAAAACAATTGATTGTTATGTCAAATATTGTGAAACTCTTTTTAGAGAGTATAAAGGTCTTGTTAGATATTGGTTGACTTTTAATGAAATCAATAGCCTGATTCTGGGAGGTAATGGATATTTCTCTGGTGGAATTCTATCATCCTCAAAAAAGGATATGGGGGCAGGAGTTCTTGAAGATGTAGATACACTATCAATAAAAGAACAACATATGGATACTGTTAAGCAGTATCAAGCATTACACCATCAGTTAATTGCGAGTGCATTAGTTGTGAAGAGGGCTCATGAGATGAGTAGTGAGTATCAAGTTGGTTGCATGATTGCTGGAATCACACAATATCCATATTCTTGTCGACCAGAAGATATGTTACTAATACAAAAAGAGCGCAGAAATATTTTCTATTACTGTCCAGATATTCAAATAAATGGAGAATATCCTTATTATGCTCATCGTTTCTTGAAAGAAAATGATATTCATATTCGTTTTGATAAGGATGATAAAGAAATTTTGAAAAATGGAACAGTAGATTTCTTTACTTTCTCATATTATTCAACTGGTTGTGTAACAACAGATAACAATTTAGAAAAGACAAGTGGTAATTTAGTATTTGGCATTGCTAATCCATACCTGGAAAAAAGTCAGTGGGGATGGCAAATAGATCCTCAAGGATTAAGATATTTTTTAAATGAAATCTATGATCGTTATCATATTCCTATCATGGTTGTAGAAAATGGATTAGGACAAGATGATCAATTAGAAGAAGATAAAGCAATTCATGATGATTATCGCATTGAATATATGAGACAACATATTAAGGCAATGGGAGAAGCAATAAAAGATGGTGTCAATTTAATTGGTTATACACCTTGGGGTTGTATTGATTTAGTAGCTGCAAGTACAGGTGAAATGAAGAAAAGGTATGGTATGATATATGTTGATGCTGATGATTATGGTAATGGGACATATCAAAGATATAAAAAAGATTCATTTTATTGGTATCAAAAAGTTATTGCATCCAATGGTGAGGATTTAGATTAA
- a CDS encoding DUF3021 domain-containing protein, producing the protein MKKILLRIFMGIPIGITIGYLITVIISLGYGEGNYLPCSPFLIEQFGNQSHAVLVQLILLVILGGGFGGLSIVWEKDEWSLLKQTIVYGIGIAMIMLPIAYFTYWMEHSIRGFFIYFGIFIIVFIIVWFIQYTFWKLRIKKMNAQVHHE; encoded by the coding sequence ATGAAAAAAATATTATTAAGAATTTTTATGGGAATTCCAATTGGTATTACTATTGGATATCTTATCACTGTTATCATTTCGCTTGGCTATGGTGAAGGAAATTATTTACCTTGTTCTCCTTTCCTTATTGAACAGTTTGGAAATCAAAGCCATGCAGTCTTAGTCCAACTGATATTATTAGTCATCTTAGGTGGTGGTTTTGGTGGTTTATCAATAGTATGGGAAAAAGATGAATGGAGTCTTCTTAAACAAACGATTGTTTATGGAATTGGAATAGCAATGATAATGTTACCAATTGCTTATTTCACTTATTGGATGGAGCACAGTATTCGAGGATTCTTCATTTATTTTGGTATCTTTATTATTGTGTTTATCATTGTTTGGTTTATACAATATACATTTTGGAAATTGAGAATTAAAAAAATGAACGCTCAAGTTCATCATGAATAA
- a CDS encoding LytTR family DNA-binding domain-containing protein, giving the protein MQVEVKIDEKQSTPKIIIITDQLTEEINDLVDKLSKDKNEFIIGSKNQTIEIIPPEQIIRAYAANQKVYVCTMQGEYSIKLRLYQLEERLNHNVFVRISHSEIINLKMVKSFDLNFVGTICVTLKDNTTTYVSRRYVSKIKKILEI; this is encoded by the coding sequence ATGCAAGTAGAAGTTAAGATTGATGAAAAACAGTCTACTCCTAAAATTATAATCATTACTGATCAATTGACAGAAGAAATCAACGATCTTGTTGATAAACTCTCAAAAGATAAAAATGAATTTATCATTGGCAGCAAAAACCAAACAATAGAAATCATTCCACCTGAACAAATTATTCGTGCTTATGCTGCTAATCAAAAAGTCTATGTCTGTACAATGCAAGGAGAATATAGTATTAAATTAAGGCTCTACCAGTTAGAAGAAAGATTAAATCACAATGTTTTCGTCAGGATATCTCATTCAGAAATTATTAATTTAAAAATGGTCAAGTCTTTTGATTTAAATTTTGTAGGAACAATTTGTGTAACATTGAAAGATAATACAACAACTTATGTATCACGACGATATGTCTCTAAGATTAAAAAAATATTAGAAATATGA
- a CDS encoding TetR/AcrR family transcriptional regulator has translation MPKIYSQSEKDDIKARLKEAAQKSLMMNGVKKTTVDHLVEEVHIPKGTFYLFYKSKEVLIFEVLIEFHEQFEHALQSGLSQMDFQNITAEQLTQFIFEFFKMARDNPLFQTLTSGGLEELARKLPPEIITEHFLHDDQMIEKILMLIPHQDNIDVKSISAAFRDLFMLMFSDFYQEDTSLKMLIHGLVLQFIKQ, from the coding sequence GTGCCTAAGATATATTCCCAAAGTGAAAAAGATGATATTAAAGCACGTTTAAAGGAAGCTGCACAAAAAAGCCTAATGATGAATGGTGTGAAGAAAACAACAGTTGATCATCTTGTTGAGGAAGTACATATTCCTAAAGGAACTTTTTATCTCTTTTATAAATCTAAAGAAGTTTTGATTTTTGAGGTTCTAATTGAATTTCATGAGCAATTTGAACATGCTCTGCAAAGTGGTTTATCGCAGATGGATTTTCAAAATATAACGGCTGAACAATTGACGCAGTTTATATTTGAATTCTTTAAAATGGCTAGAGATAATCCTTTGTTTCAAACATTGACATCTGGGGGATTAGAAGAACTTGCTAGGAAATTACCACCTGAAATAATAACTGAACATTTTTTGCATGATGATCAAATGATAGAGAAAATTCTGATGTTGATACCTCATCAGGACAATATAGATGTAAAGTCTATATCAGCGGCTTTTAGAGATTTGTTTATGTTAATGTTTTCAGATTTTTATCAGGAAGATACATCATTGAAGATGCTCATTCATGGTTTGGTATTACAATTTATAAAACAGTAA
- a CDS encoding ABC transporter ATP-binding protein: MIEVKDLTFSYNQKEFIKDIHFQVEKGMIFGFLGPSGAGKSTLQKILTGLITNYKGHAIVNGVECKNHTNAFYENIGVDFEFPTLYEKLTARENLEFFASLYSQPTQSIDQLLESVGLQNDAHKKVRDYSKGMKSRLNFIKSLLNDPDVLFLDEPTSGLDPTNSRIMKDLILNEKRKGKTIILTTHNMEDATELCDQVAFIMNGQICAMDSPQNLIMSHGAAQIVYTYEEEGLQQRTCPLDKLSFDTKLNELIRDNQLLSIHSSEPTLNDIFMEVTGRTLL; the protein is encoded by the coding sequence ATGATAGAAGTTAAGGATTTAACATTTAGTTATAATCAAAAAGAGTTTATAAAAGATATTCATTTTCAAGTTGAAAAAGGTATGATTTTTGGTTTTTTAGGACCATCTGGAGCTGGAAAATCTACATTACAGAAGATATTAACAGGATTGATTACAAATTATAAGGGGCATGCGATTGTGAATGGAGTAGAATGTAAAAATCATACTAATGCTTTTTATGAAAATATTGGTGTTGATTTTGAATTTCCAACTTTATATGAAAAATTAACTGCCAGAGAAAATCTTGAATTTTTTGCTTCTCTTTATAGTCAGCCAACACAATCAATAGATCAGTTATTAGAATCAGTTGGTTTACAAAATGATGCTCATAAGAAAGTAAGAGACTATTCTAAAGGAATGAAATCAAGATTAAATTTTATTAAATCTTTATTAAATGATCCCGATGTTCTTTTTTTAGATGAACCAACAAGCGGATTAGATCCTACCAATAGTCGGATTATGAAAGATTTAATATTGAATGAAAAGAGGAAAGGCAAAACCATTATTTTAACAACTCATAATATGGAAGATGCGACAGAACTTTGTGATCAAGTTGCTTTTATTATGAATGGACAAATATGTGCAATGGATAGTCCTCAAAATCTTATCATGTCCCATGGAGCAGCACAAATTGTTTATACTTATGAAGAAGAAGGATTACAACAACGTACTTGTCCATTAGATAAACTCTCTTTCGATACGAAACTTAATGAGCTTATTCGTGACAATCAGTTATTATCGATTCATAGTAGTGAACCAACATTGAATGATATTTTTATGGAAGTCACTGGGAGGACTTTGTTATGA
- a CDS encoding fluoroquinolone export ABC transporter permease subunit — protein MRLFHLIKGDISFQIRYGFYLLYGILTFIYTFILFVLPVEWRGIVSHLLIFSDPAAMGLFFMGAMILFEKSQRVLDSLAVSPVTTQEYIFSKMMSFAIISEIVAMILAYASHQSDLLLVFIGTLMTSFIFSLLGIIVSTQIQSLNQFILWTVPVEIVCFLPPALSLFIDNMVLKMYPITHCLFLIRGESSYIILSMSMIIFTIACLWFIANHFTKQMFKRIGGVHL, from the coding sequence ATGAGATTATTTCATCTAATTAAGGGAGATATTTCTTTTCAAATTAGATATGGATTTTATCTCTTATATGGCATACTGACTTTTATATATACTTTTATTTTATTTGTTTTACCGGTTGAGTGGCGAGGAATTGTGTCTCATCTTTTGATATTTTCAGATCCCGCAGCAATGGGGCTGTTTTTTATGGGGGCAATGATTCTATTTGAAAAGAGTCAGCGTGTTTTAGATAGTCTCGCTGTTTCACCAGTAACAACTCAGGAATATATTTTCTCTAAAATGATGTCATTTGCTATTATATCTGAAATTGTTGCAATGATTCTTGCTTATGCATCACATCAATCAGATTTGTTGTTGGTTTTCATAGGAACATTAATGACTTCATTTATTTTTAGTTTGTTAGGAATTATCGTGTCGACTCAGATTCAGAGTTTAAATCAATTTATTTTATGGACAGTCCCTGTTGAAATCGTTTGTTTTCTTCCACCAGCACTTTCTTTATTTATAGATAATATGGTTTTGAAAATGTATCCAATAACACATTGTTTATTTTTAATAAGAGGAGAAAGTTCTTATATCATATTAAGCATGAGCATGATTATTTTCACAATTGCTTGTTTATGGTTCATTGCAAACCATTTCACAAAACAAATGTTTAAAAGAATTGGAGGTGTTCATTTATGA
- a CDS encoding Rpn family recombination-promoting nuclease/putative transposase → MSVVEVVYCDTYGLNKESSKMVLDVVVKDDFGRYYNFEMQNGYIGKDELGRFQLYAMRLVERQLQDGKNYGELEKVIQLIIYTGSPVKNYDHDYHIARLYDDQYQIMMEKGLLEFHILQTQRMEADNMELKSEGIREVFWMFADEENHKKKPKTKLGEEVVGLYESYQNSDEFLTYCNIERDRLIIKSRMMQSEKKGKEEEKRKNCLKIAEVKYPDSSLEWLKTCTMEQLDKVFELIFQDISYEEFKIQVLNN, encoded by the coding sequence ATGAGTGTAGTCGAAGTTGTCTATTGTGATACATACGGTTTGAACAAAGAAAGTTCTAAGATGGTTTTAGATGTTGTGGTTAAGGATGATTTTGGAAGATACTATAATTTTGAAATGCAGAATGGATATATCGGTAAGGACGAACTTGGAAGATTTCAGCTTTATGCAATGAGACTGGTAGAACGACAGCTACAGGATGGCAAAAACTATGGAGAACTTGAAAAAGTAATACAACTGATTATTTATACAGGTTCACCTGTTAAAAATTATGATCATGACTATCATATTGCACGATTATATGATGACCAGTATCAGATAATGATGGAAAAAGGATTATTGGAATTTCATATCTTACAGACACAAAGAATGGAGGCAGATAATATGGAATTAAAAAGTGAAGGTATCAGAGAGGTATTTTGGATGTTTGCAGATGAGGAGAATCATAAGAAAAAACCTAAAACAAAATTAGGGGAAGAAGTGGTTGGGTTATATGAAAGTTATCAGAACTCAGATGAATTTCTCACTTATTGTAATATTGAAAGAGATAGGCTTATTATTAAATCAAGAATGATGCAATCTGAGAAAAAAGGTAAAGAGGAAGAAAAACGGAAAAACTGCTTAAAAATCGCTGAAGTAAAATATCCAGATTCCTCATTGGAATGGTTAAAGACATGTACAATGGAACAGTTGGATAAAGTTTTTGAACTTATTTTTCAGGATATCAGTTATGAAGAATTCAAAATACAAGTCTTAAACAATTGA
- a CDS encoding PTS sugar transporter subunit IIC — MNFSEAATEKLLMIADKISNQKHMSAIKNAFSTLMPVIITGAFCTLISNVVCSTTTNGISLAKVPGMAWLEFLQPIFTSANYATLNFFTIGAVVLIGLELGKTNKMKGYAPAFIALCSYVACCPSFINFTLENKEVIQVADVFGKDYTAAKGLFLGMVIAMLSVELFSWVVKSGKMKISMPDSVPPNVSNSFNVLFPAMFTIIAFSAINFGITQVTGMTLYDIIYTMLQKPLEAVMQGLPGLLILMLVAQLFWVIGIHGNQIIKPVREPLLNAAIMANTDMVNSGNFARGDLNVINMSFWDVYMSMGGSGVTIGLVIAIFIFSKREDYKGIAKLSLVPGIFNINETMTFGLPIMLNPIMAIPFIITPLITGTIGYVLTTIGFADVLVYAVPWTTPPILSAWLASGGSITCIITQVICMAVSILIYIPFVMAANKQKMASE; from the coding sequence ATGAATTTTTCGGAAGCGGCAACTGAAAAGTTGCTAATGATTGCTGATAAAATCAGTAATCAAAAACATATGAGTGCTATCAAGAATGCTTTCTCAACATTAATGCCAGTCATTATTACTGGTGCATTCTGTACACTTATTTCAAATGTTGTTTGCTCTACAACAACAAATGGTATTTCACTTGCAAAAGTACCAGGTATGGCATGGTTAGAATTTTTACAACCAATCTTTACTTCAGCTAACTATGCAACATTAAATTTCTTTACAATTGGAGCAGTTGTTTTGATTGGTCTTGAACTTGGAAAGACAAATAAAATGAAAGGGTATGCACCAGCATTTATTGCTTTATGTTCTTATGTTGCATGTTGTCCATCTTTTATTAACTTCACATTGGAAAATAAAGAAGTGATCCAAGTCGCAGATGTATTTGGAAAAGACTATACAGCAGCTAAAGGATTATTCTTAGGAATGGTTATTGCGATGTTATCTGTTGAATTGTTCTCATGGGTTGTTAAATCAGGAAAAATGAAAATTTCTATGCCTGATTCAGTACCACCAAATGTGTCTAACTCATTTAATGTGTTATTCCCTGCAATGTTTACTATTATTGCTTTTTCAGCAATTAACTTTGGAATTACGCAAGTGACTGGTATGACTTTATATGACATTATCTATACAATGTTACAAAAACCATTAGAAGCAGTTATGCAAGGGTTACCAGGTTTATTAATTTTAATGTTGGTTGCTCAATTGTTCTGGGTCATTGGAATTCATGGGAATCAAATTATTAAACCAGTTCGTGAACCTTTATTAAATGCTGCAATTATGGCAAATACAGATATGGTGAATTCAGGAAACTTTGCACGTGGAGACTTAAATGTTATTAACATGTCTTTCTGGGATGTTTATATGTCTATGGGAGGATCTGGGGTGACAATTGGTTTGGTCATTGCTATCTTCATCTTCTCTAAACGTGAAGATTATAAAGGAATTGCTAAATTATCATTAGTTCCAGGTATTTTCAATATTAATGAAACAATGACTTTTGGATTACCAATTATGTTAAACCCAATTATGGCTATTCCATTTATTATTACACCATTAATTACTGGTACAATTGGTTATGTCTTAACAACAATTGGTTTTGCTGATGTACTTGTCTATGCAGTGCCATGGACAACGCCACCAATTTTAAGTGCTTGGTTAGCAAGTGGTGGAAGTATTACATGTATTATTACACAAGTGATTTGTATGGCAGTATCAATCCTTATTTATATTCCATTTGTTATGGCAGCAAATAAACAAAAAATGGCTTCAGAATAG
- a CDS encoding IclR family transcriptional regulator, translated as MKLNRTLLRAIEILELLSKTKEGYTLAQLSSLLDSPKSSVFDIVKTLVYKNMIVEDNQSGITKYKIGLQTFLIGSSYLNDIDIVNIAKQDLIDLANKMQATTFMAILDDDMVTYLYKYESEKTIITTANIGSRRSVHSAALGKVMLAFGSDEDLKRAIQKTEFVAYTEYTITSVEKYLDELKEVRKLGYAKSDREDTLQQIAAAAPIRDHDGTVIAAISCVGFYESQINLDDLGVIVKEVADRISSKLGYAPCNEVRK; from the coding sequence ATGAAATTAAATCGAACATTATTAAGAGCTATTGAAATTCTTGAATTGTTATCAAAGACAAAAGAAGGATATACATTGGCTCAATTATCAAGTTTGTTAGATTCACCGAAATCAAGTGTGTTTGATATTGTCAAAACACTTGTCTATAAAAACATGATTGTAGAAGATAATCAGAGTGGTATCACCAAATATAAAATAGGGTTACAAACATTTTTAATTGGAAGTAGTTATTTAAATGATATAGATATTGTCAATATTGCAAAACAAGATTTGATTGATTTGGCAAATAAAATGCAGGCAACAACTTTTATGGCAATTTTAGATGATGATATGGTGACTTATTTATATAAGTATGAATCGGAAAAAACAATTATTACGACAGCCAATATTGGGAGTCGCCGATCAGTTCATTCTGCTGCTTTAGGAAAAGTTATGCTAGCTTTTGGCTCAGATGAAGATTTAAAGAGAGCTATTCAAAAAACAGAGTTTGTGGCTTATACAGAATATACAATCACTTCAGTAGAAAAATATTTAGATGAACTCAAAGAAGTGAGAAAGTTAGGATATGCAAAAAGTGATCGTGAAGATACTTTACAGCAAATTGCAGCAGCAGCACCGATTCGTGATCATGATGGAACAGTCATAGCTGCTATTAGTTGTGTTGGTTTTTATGAAAGTCAAATCAATTTAGATGATTTAGGAGTCATTGTCAAAGAAGTGGCTGATAGAATTTCATCCAAACTTGGTTATGCTCCATGTAATGAGGTGAGAAAATGA